One segment of Tamlana crocina DNA contains the following:
- a CDS encoding GTP-binding protein produces MEVLKIATAGSVDDGKSTLIGRILYDTKSLTTDKLEAIEKTSKQRGYDYLDFSLATDGLVAEREQGITIDVAHIYFSTGKKSYIIADTPGHVEYTRNMVTGASTSQASIILIDARKGVIEQTNRHFFINNLLRIKDVVVAINKMDLVDYSEEVYNKIKADFSELMSKRDYQDQKITFIPVSALKGDNVVHKSEKMPWYKGEALLEHLEQLDKADIFNVGTPRFPVQYVIRPKTEDFHDFRGYAGKVYGGELSVGDDIIVLPSKTRSKIKDIYFYDEKYETASRRSSVTITLENDINVSRGDMIVKEGDLPTIDKQFTANVCWMDSDELVTGGKYIVQHGVNKVLAKVDRINHKINPDYSGFEKGVTTLGVNDIASVTFKLNKPIFYDQFKKHRTNGSFILIDPQTNHTVGAGFIQ; encoded by the coding sequence ATGGAAGTATTAAAAATTGCAACAGCAGGAAGTGTAGATGACGGAAAAAGTACGTTGATTGGGCGTATTCTTTACGATACCAAATCGTTGACTACCGATAAATTGGAAGCTATTGAAAAAACCAGCAAACAACGTGGTTACGATTATTTGGATTTTTCGTTGGCTACCGACGGTTTGGTTGCTGAAAGAGAGCAAGGTATCACCATCGATGTAGCGCACATTTATTTTTCAACAGGAAAGAAAAGTTACATTATTGCCGATACTCCGGGGCACGTGGAATATACACGTAACATGGTTACTGGAGCTTCAACATCGCAAGCGTCAATTATTTTGATTGATGCTCGTAAAGGCGTTATTGAGCAAACTAATCGTCACTTTTTCATCAACAACTTGTTGAGGATTAAAGATGTGGTGGTTGCGATAAACAAAATGGATTTGGTAGATTATTCTGAAGAGGTTTATAATAAGATTAAAGCCGATTTTTCTGAGTTGATGAGCAAACGCGATTACCAAGACCAGAAAATCACTTTTATTCCTGTTAGTGCCTTAAAAGGCGATAACGTGGTGCATAAATCTGAAAAGATGCCTTGGTACAAAGGAGAGGCGTTATTAGAGCATTTAGAGCAATTGGATAAAGCCGATATTTTTAATGTGGGTACCCCGCGTTTTCCGGTACAATATGTTATCCGCCCTAAAACCGAAGATTTCCACGATTTTAGAGGCTATGCCGGAAAAGTTTATGGTGGCGAGTTAAGCGTGGGCGACGATATTATTGTGTTGCCATCAAAAACACGTTCAAAAATAAAAGACATTTATTTCTATGATGAAAAGTACGAAACGGCATCGCGTCGTTCGTCGGTAACTATCACTTTAGAAAACGATATCAATGTAAGCCGTGGCGACATGATTGTTAAGGAAGGTGATTTGCCAACCATCGACAAACAGTTTACGGCCAATGTATGCTGGATGGATTCAGACGAATTGGTAACCGGCGGTAAATATATTGTTCAGCATGGTGTCAATAAAGTATTGGCCAAAGTGGATAGAATTAACCATAAAATCAATCCAGATTATTCTGGTTTTGAAAAAGGGGTGACTACTTTAGGGGTTAACGATATTGCTTCGGTAACCTTCAAATTAAATAAGCCTATTTTCTATGATCAATTTAAAAAGCATAGAACCAATGGGTCGTTTATCTTAATTGATCCGCAAACCAACCATACTGTTGGAGCAGGATTCATTCAATAA
- a CDS encoding phosphoadenosine phosphosulfate reductase family protein — translation MFTENQIKELNEAFKDAAPAEIIKKAFELNEEAVVTTNFRPYEAVILHAVSSVEAKIPVVWCDTGYNTPQTYRHAEQIIKDLDLNIFLYVPKQTSAHRDVVMGIPSVDAPEHALFTEQVKLEPFRRAMEEHKPKVWFTNLRQGQTAFRDSIGIFSLSKDGVLKVSPFYYWSDEKLDGYLEENKLPNEFKYFDPTKALENRECGLHA, via the coding sequence ATGTTTACAGAAAACCAAATAAAAGAATTAAACGAAGCATTTAAAGATGCTGCACCGGCCGAAATCATAAAAAAAGCTTTCGAGCTTAATGAAGAGGCGGTAGTTACGACTAACTTTAGACCCTACGAAGCGGTCATTTTGCATGCCGTAAGTTCGGTTGAAGCTAAAATACCAGTGGTATGGTGCGATACGGGTTACAATACGCCACAAACGTACAGGCATGCCGAGCAGATAATAAAAGATTTAGATTTAAACATCTTTTTATATGTGCCAAAACAAACGTCTGCACACCGCGATGTGGTAATGGGCATTCCTTCGGTAGATGCACCAGAGCACGCATTGTTTACAGAGCAAGTAAAGTTGGAGCCGTTTAGAAGAGCTATGGAAGAGCACAAGCCGAAAGTTTGGTTCACTAATTTGCGCCAAGGGCAAACCGCTTTTAGGGACAGTATTGGCATTTTTAGTTTGAGTAAAGATGGCGTTTTAAAAGTGAGTCCGTTTTATTATTGGTCCGACGAAAAATTAGATGGTTATTTGGAAGAAAACAAATTGCCTAACGAGTTTAAATATTTTGACCCAACAAAAGCATTAGAAAATAGAGAGTGTGGTTTGCACGCTTAA
- the cysD gene encoding sulfate adenylyltransferase subunit CysD, with protein MKKDTSHINSLENEAIYIMREVAAQFEKPVLLFSGGKDSITLVRLAVKAFYPAKVPFPLMHIDTGHNFPETIEFRDRLVEELGLELIVRNVQDSIDQGKVKEESGRYASRNQLQTTTLLDAIEEFKFDACIGGARRDEEKARAKERIFSVRDDFGQWDEKNQRPELFDMLNGQIELGQNVRVFPISNWTELDVWSYIEKENIEIPSIYFAHKRKVFLRDGMIWSADDDVVYRDEDEEVIEEMVRFRTVGDMSCTAAVLSEASTISKVVEEIRDSTISERGARIDDKRSEAAMEKRKQQGYF; from the coding sequence ATGAAGAAAGATACATCACATATCAACTCGCTAGAAAACGAAGCGATTTACATTATGAGAGAAGTGGCGGCACAGTTTGAAAAACCAGTGTTGTTGTTTTCAGGAGGAAAAGATTCCATTACTTTGGTAAGATTGGCCGTTAAGGCATTCTATCCTGCAAAAGTGCCATTTCCTTTAATGCACATCGATACGGGGCACAACTTCCCAGAAACGATTGAATTTAGAGATCGCTTGGTGGAAGAATTAGGTTTAGAACTTATTGTTCGTAACGTTCAGGATTCTATCGATCAAGGAAAAGTAAAGGAGGAGTCTGGTCGTTATGCGAGTAGAAACCAATTGCAAACCACTACACTTTTAGATGCTATTGAAGAATTTAAATTCGATGCTTGTATTGGTGGTGCGCGTCGTGATGAAGAAAAAGCGAGAGCAAAAGAGCGTATCTTTTCGGTACGTGACGATTTCGGTCAGTGGGACGAAAAAAATCAGCGTCCGGAGTTGTTCGATATGCTGAATGGTCAAATCGAGTTGGGGCAAAACGTTCGAGTATTTCCAATTTCAAACTGGACAGAGTTGGATGTTTGGTCGTACATCGAAAAAGAAAACATCGAAATTCCATCCATTTATTTCGCCCATAAGCGTAAAGTATTCTTAAGAGATGGTATGATTTGGTCTGCTGATGACGATGTGGTTTACAGAGATGAAGACGAAGAAGTAATCGAGGAAATGGTGCGTTTCCGTACCGTTGGAGATATGAGCTGTACAGCAGCAGTGTTGTCTGAAGCTTCAACCATTTCAAAAGTTGTAGAGGAGATTAGAGACTCTACAATTTCTGAGCGTGGAGCGAGAATTGACGATAAGCGTTCGGAAGCCGCTATGGAAAAACGTAAACAACAAGGGTATTTCTAA